One stretch of Bacteroidales bacterium DNA includes these proteins:
- the tuf gene encoding elongation factor Tu: MAKEKFDRSKPHVNIGTIGHVDHGKTTLTAAITMVLAKKGLSAIRDFDSIDNAPEEKERGITINTAHVEYQTANRHYAHVDCPGHADYIKNMVTGAAQMDGAILVVAADDGPMPQTREHILLAHQVNVPTVLVFMNKVDMVDDLELLDLVEMEVRELLSFYKFDGDNAPVIRGSALGAMNGEAKWEEKVMELMDAVDSFIPIPPRENEKPFLMPVEDVFSITGRGTVATGRIETGVVLTGDELELIGLGATKRKSVCTGVEMFRKILDRGEAGDNVGLLLRGVDKKEIKRGMVLAKPGSITPHTKIKAEVYVLKKEEGGRHTPFHNKYRPQFYVRTLDITGEITLPEGTEMVMPGDNVTITVDLIYPVAINVGLRFAIREGGRTVGAGQVTQILE; this comes from the coding sequence ATGGCAAAAGAAAAATTTGACAGGTCGAAACCGCACGTAAATATTGGTACAATTGGTCACGTAGACCATGGTAAGACCACTTTGACGGCAGCGATCACTATGGTCCTTGCCAAAAAGGGTCTCTCTGCTATCAGAGATTTTGACTCAATTGATAATGCCCCTGAAGAAAAAGAAAGAGGTATAACTATTAACACCGCTCACGTTGAGTATCAGACAGCCAACCGTCACTATGCACACGTTGACTGCCCTGGCCACGCTGACTATATCAAGAACATGGTTACAGGTGCTGCCCAGATGGACGGTGCTATTCTTGTTGTTGCTGCTGATGATGGTCCGATGCCTCAGACACGTGAACACATCCTGCTTGCACACCAGGTTAACGTACCTACTGTGTTGGTATTTATGAATAAAGTAGATATGGTTGACGACCTCGAACTTCTTGATCTCGTTGAGATGGAAGTACGTGAACTCCTCAGCTTCTACAAATTTGATGGCGACAATGCACCGGTTATCCGTGGTTCAGCTCTTGGCGCTATGAACGGTGAAGCAAAATGGGAAGAAAAAGTAATGGAACTGATGGATGCAGTAGATTCATTTATTCCAATTCCTCCACGTGAAAACGAAAAACCATTCCTTATGCCGGTTGAAGACGTGTTCTCAATCACAGGACGTGGTACCGTTGCAACTGGTCGTATCGAGACTGGTGTCGTTCTTACAGGTGATGAGCTTGAACTGATCGGCCTTGGCGCAACAAAACGTAAATCAGTATGTACCGGAGTTGAAATGTTCCGTAAGATCCTCGACAGGGGTGAAGCTGGTGATAACGTTGGTCTTCTGCTTCGTGGTGTTGATAAGAAAGAGATCAAAAGAGGTATGGTTCTTGCTAAACCAGGTTCAATCACTCCTCATACAAAAATCAAGGCAGAGGTTTATGTTCTTAAGAAAGAAGAAGGTGGACGTCACACTCCATTCCACAATAAATATCGTCCTCAGTTCTATGTAAGAACTCTTGACATTACCGGTGAGATTACTCTTCCTGAAGGAACTGAAATGGTTATGCCTGGTGATAATGTTACAATCACTGTTGACCTTATCTATCCTGTTGCTATTAACGTAGGATTACGTTTCGCTATCCGTGAAGGTGGCAGAACCGTAGGTGCAGGACAGGTGACACAGATTTTGGAATAA
- the nusG gene encoding transcription termination/antitermination factor NusG, with translation MSENVKKWYVLRAIGGKEKKVKEYIDSEVARLKLEDYVSQVLIPTEKVYQIRSGKKISKERTFFPGYVLVEAVLVGEIPHLLRNIPNVIGFLGSQDGEPVPLRKAEINRILGKVDELNASDEELNVPFFVGESVKVIDGPFNSFTGIIEEVNDEKKKLKVMVKIFGRKTPLELSFMQVEKEN, from the coding sequence ATGAGTGAGAATGTAAAAAAGTGGTATGTGCTCCGGGCTATCGGGGGAAAAGAAAAAAAGGTTAAAGAGTATATCGATAGCGAAGTTGCACGACTTAAACTTGAGGATTATGTCTCACAGGTTCTTATCCCAACTGAAAAGGTATACCAGATAAGATCAGGGAAAAAAATCAGCAAAGAAAGAACATTCTTTCCGGGATACGTTCTCGTCGAAGCTGTACTCGTTGGTGAAATACCTCACCTTCTGCGTAATATCCCTAACGTAATAGGATTCCTTGGATCTCAGGACGGAGAACCGGTTCCGCTCAGAAAAGCTGAAATAAACAGAATACTGGGTAAAGTAGATGAACTAAATGCCAGCGATGAAGAGCTGAATGTGCCATTCTTCGTAGGAGAATCAGTAAAAGTAATAGACGGACCATTCAATAGTTTCACTGGAATTATTGAAGAGGTGAATGATGAAAAGAAAAAGCTTAAAGTGATGGTTAAGATCTTCGGAAGAAAAACCCCGCTCGAGCTTAGTTTTATGCAAGTGGAAAAAGAGAATTAA
- the secE gene encoding preprotein translocase subunit SecE, with amino-acid sequence MNIKGYFQESYTELMHKVTWPTWSELQNSAVLVMVASLIFALIVAGMDFAFSRSMEFIYSLLY; translated from the coding sequence ATGAATATAAAAGGATATTTTCAGGAATCATACACGGAACTCATGCACAAGGTGACCTGGCCTACATGGAGTGAACTACAGAACAGCGCAGTTTTAGTCATGGTGGCTTCTCTAATATTTGCACTTATTGTTGCAGGTATGGATTTTGCCTTTAGCAGGTCAATGGAATTCATTTACAGTTTGTTATACTAA
- a CDS encoding 50S ribosomal protein L10 — translation MRREEKNAIIDSLAEKLKEYSHFYLTDTAQLNAADTSDLRRKCFENDIKLIVVKNTLLKRALEQSNGNFEELYPVLKGTSSIMFTQSGNVPAKLIKEFRKKHDKPVLKGAYVQESVYVGDNQLDALISVKTKEELIGDVIMLLQSPAKRVIGALQSGGTKIHGVLETLSKREE, via the coding sequence ATGAGACGGGAAGAAAAAAATGCTATCATAGACAGCCTTGCTGAGAAACTAAAAGAGTACAGCCACTTTTATCTGACTGATACTGCTCAGCTTAATGCCGCTGATACAAGTGACCTTAGAAGAAAATGTTTTGAAAACGATATCAAACTGATAGTTGTTAAAAATACACTTCTTAAAAGAGCACTCGAGCAGTCTAATGGAAACTTTGAAGAACTATATCCGGTTCTGAAAGGTACTTCGTCCATCATGTTTACACAATCCGGAAACGTTCCTGCTAAACTTATTAAGGAATTCCGTAAGAAACATGATAAACCTGTGCTTAAAGGCGCATACGTTCAGGAATCTGTTTATGTCGGAGATAATCAGCTCGATGCTCTTATCTCAGTCAAAACAAAAGAAGAACTGATCGGCGATGTTATAATGCTTCTGCAGTCACCTGCAAAACGCGTTATCGGTGCCCTTCAATCAGGTGGAACTAAAATTCATGGTGTTCTTGAAACACTATCAAAAAGAGAAGAATAA
- a CDS encoding 50S ribosomal protein L1: MTKLTKNQKFALEKLDKDKLYTLKEASALVKEMTKTKFDASIDLDVRLGIDPRKSNQMVRGVVSLPHGTGRETRVLVLCTPDKEAEAREAGADFVGLDDFVEKIKGGWTDMDVIITMPSVMGKVGQLGRILGPRGLMPNPKSGTVTMEIGKAVKEVKQGKIDFKVDKTGIIHASIGKVSFEPNKIVDNAREFISMVNKLKPAAAKGTYIRSVFISSTMSPGVKIDPKGLDD; the protein is encoded by the coding sequence ATGACTAAACTTACCAAAAACCAAAAGTTTGCTCTTGAAAAACTCGATAAGGACAAACTTTATACTTTGAAAGAAGCTTCTGCTTTGGTTAAGGAAATGACCAAGACCAAGTTTGACGCTTCAATCGATTTAGATGTAAGGTTAGGTATAGATCCAAGGAAATCCAATCAGATGGTCCGCGGCGTTGTTTCACTCCCTCACGGAACCGGTAGAGAAACACGAGTACTCGTGCTTTGTACCCCCGATAAGGAAGCTGAAGCAAGAGAAGCAGGTGCTGATTTTGTTGGTCTCGACGACTTCGTTGAAAAGATCAAAGGTGGTTGGACAGATATGGATGTTATAATAACCATGCCATCTGTAATGGGAAAGGTCGGTCAGTTAGGTCGAATACTCGGTCCACGCGGACTGATGCCGAACCCAAAGAGTGGTACTGTTACTATGGAAATTGGTAAGGCTGTTAAAGAAGTGAAGCAGGGTAAGATTGATTTCAAGGTTGATAAAACCGGTATCATTCATGCCTCAATCGGAAAAGTCTCATTCGAACCAAATAAGATCGTCGACAATGCAAGAGAGTTTATCTCTATGGTAAACAAACTGAAACCGGCAGCTGCAAAAGGTACCTACATCCGTAGCGTATTCATTTCCAGCACAATGAGCCCGGGTGTTAAGATTGATCCTAAAGGTCTTGATGATTAA
- the rplL gene encoding 50S ribosomal protein L7/L12, whose protein sequence is MADLKKFAEELVNLSVKEVNELAKILKDEYGIEPAAAAVAVAGPAVSEAAAVEEKSTFDVILKNAGGQKLQIVKLVKDITGLGLKEAKAVVDAAPGPIKEGVSKEEAEAIKGQLVEAGAEVELK, encoded by the coding sequence ATGGCAGATCTTAAGAAGTTTGCAGAAGAACTGGTTAACTTATCTGTAAAAGAAGTAAACGAACTCGCTAAAATACTTAAAGATGAGTATGGCATTGAACCTGCAGCAGCAGCTGTAGCAGTTGCCGGTCCGGCAGTAAGCGAAGCAGCAGCAGTTGAAGAGAAATCAACTTTTGATGTTATCCTCAAAAATGCAGGCGGACAGAAATTGCAGATTGTTAAACTTGTTAAAGACATCACTGGTCTTGGACTGAAAGAAGCTAAAGCTGTTGTTGACGCTGCTCCAGGTCCGATAAAAGAAGGTGTATCAAAAGAAGAAGCTGAAGCTATTAAAGGTCAATTAGTTGAAGCAGGAGCTGAAGTTGAACTTAAATAA
- the rplK gene encoding 50S ribosomal protein L11: MAKEVAGLIKLQIRGGGANPSPPVGPALGSKGVNIMDFCKQFNARTQDKAGKVIPVVITVFADKSFEFVTKTPPVAVQLLEVAKAKKGSQEPNREKIASVSWDQVKTIAADKMEDLNCFTLESAMRMVAGTARSMGITVKGEFPVK; encoded by the coding sequence ATGGCAAAAGAAGTTGCTGGACTTATCAAGTTACAGATTCGTGGCGGAGGCGCTAATCCATCACCACCGGTTGGACCTGCTTTAGGTTCGAAAGGTGTTAATATAATGGATTTCTGTAAACAATTTAATGCGAGGACTCAGGACAAAGCTGGAAAAGTAATCCCGGTAGTTATAACTGTGTTTGCTGACAAATCATTTGAGTTTGTTACAAAAACACCACCGGTTGCCGTACAGCTTTTAGAAGTTGCTAAAGCAAAGAAAGGTTCTCAGGAACCTAACCGCGAGAAGATAGCATCTGTTTCCTGGGACCAGGTTAAAACAATTGCTGCAGATAAAATGGAGGACTTAAACTGTTTCACATTAGAGTCCGCTATGCGAATGGTAGCTGGTACAGCCAGAAGTATGGGAATCACCGTTAAAGGAGAGTTCCCCGTAAAATAA